In the genome of Nocardioides sp. NBC_00368, the window CGACGTGATCGTCCAGCGGGCTGCCGCTGCGCACGAGAGCCCCCACCAGCGTTCCTCGCTCGTCACCGAGGCGCTCGGCTACCTCGGCGGCGTCATCATCCTGGTCGCCTCGATCCTGATCGCGTCGTTGTACTGGGACCAGATCGGCACCACCGCCCGGCTGGTCATCGTCGGCGGCGTCGCCGTCGTGCTGCTCGCCGCCGGGTTCGCCGTCCCCGCGCGTATCGGCGAGGTCGGTGAACGGCTGCGCTCGATCCTGTGGCTGGTATCGACCGGCGCGCTCGCCGGGTTCCTGGGCCTGCTCGGCGGGGACGCGCTGGACCTCGCGGGCAAGCACGTCTTCCTGCTGGTCAGCGCCGGCATCGCCGCGTACGCCGCCGGCCTGTGGTTCCTCGGCCGTACGCTCCTCCAGCAGCTCGTCACCATGGTCGGCTTCGTCCTGACCGCCGCGGCTCTCACCAACGAGCTCGACGTCGGCGACGCGCTGCCCGGGTTCGCCGCCTGGGGCACCGCCCTGATCTGGTCGCTGCTCGGCTGGGGCGGGGTCCTCGAGCCGAGGCGCTTCGTCATGGTGTTCGGGGCCGCCGGGATGTTCGCCGGAGCCCTCACCACGATCCCCACCACCGGCGGCATCGTCCTGGCTCTCGCGACGTCGGTCGCCGTCGTCGCGACCTCGGTTCTCTTCCGTGACCTCCTGCTCCTCGCCGTCGGCGCGCTCGGCACCCTGCTCGTGCTTCCGTCGTCCGTCATCGAGCTGTTCCCCGGTGATCTGGCGGCGCCGATCGTCATGCTCGTGGTGGGCGCGCTTCTCGTCGGCGCCGGCCTGTTCATCGCGCGACGACGCCACACGGCCCCCGAGGCGGCAACGCCCGGCCACGACTTCTCCGCCGGCAGCCCCGCGGCCGCGATCACGGCATCGGGAGTCGCCGGAACGATCGTGGCGATCGTGATCGTGACACTGGCGGTGATCTGATGGCCGAGCCGCTGCTCCGCCTGGAGCACCTGTCCAAGAACTTCGGGGCCGTCCACGCGCTCACCGACGTGACCCTCGACATCCCCGCCGGTCAGGTGACCGCGCTCGCCGGTGACAACGGCGCCGGCAAGTCCGTGCTGATCAAGTGCGTCGCCGGAATCCACCGTCCCAGCAGCGGGCGCATCCTGTGGGAAGGCAGGCAGGTCGAGCTGCGAACCCCACGTGAGGCTGCCGATCTCGGCATCGCCACCGTCTACCAGGACCTCGCTCTCTGCGACAACCTCGACGTCGTGCAGAACATGTTCCTCGGGCGTGAGCGGCTCCACCACGGGCTGCTCGACGACGACGACATGGAAGGCGCGGCCAGGGAGACCCTGCGTGGACTCGGCGTGACCACGATCCGCTCGGTGCGGCAACCCGTCGGCTCGCTCTCCGGCGGTCAGCGCCAGTCGGTGGCCATCGCCAAGTCAGTGCTCTGGCACGCCAAGCTCGTGATCATGGACGAGCCGACCGCGGCCCTGGGCACCGCTCAGACCGAGGTCGTGCTCGACCTGATCCAGCAGCTCGCCGTCCGAGGGATCGGGGTGATCGTGATCTCCCACAACATGAACGATGTCTTCCGCGTCGCCGACCGGATCGCGGTGTTCTACCTCGGTCGCCTCGTCGCCGTGCGCCCGGCCGCCGAGCTCGACATCCGCAGCGTGGTCCAGCTCATGACCACCGGCAAGGTCGTCGACTCCTCACCGGTCGCCTGACCCGTTCGGCAGCGGTGACCTCGGCCGGTCGGCCTGCTCCAGTCGAACCGCCGTCACCTTGTACTCGGGGCAGTCGGTGACCTCGTCGGTGTTCTCGGAGGTCAGCACGTTTGCGGGCACGTCGGGAAAGTGGAAGCTCATGAAGACCTCACCGGGCGAGACGTCCTCCGTGCGCCGGACCCGGGCGAGCACCGATCCGCGCCGGCTGGTCACCCGGACACCGGAGCCCTCGTCCAGACCGAGACGTGCGGCGTCATCGGGATGGATGTCGAGGTGCTCGGCCGGAGCGATCTCGACGTTCGGGGTGCGCCGGGTCATCGTGCCGGCGTTGTAGTGGGCGAGCCGGCGTCCGGTGATGAGGGTGTAGGGGTAGCCGCTGTCCGGCTCCTCGCCGGGAGGCAGCCACTCGCGTGCGTAGAGCTCGGCTCGTCCCGACGGGGGTGCCTCGACCTCGTCGACGTGCCGTCCGGCGGAAGCGACGAAGCAGCCGGTGCCGGTGCACAGCCGCACATGACGGTCGCCCCGAGGCGCCCGGCTGTCGGCGAAGTACGTCGCCGCACCGTAGGCAGCGGCCTCGGGAAGCGGACCGCCGCGCAGCAGCAGCTCCTCGACCGGCCTGGGCGATCTCTCCGGACCCACGGGCCCCCGTCCGTTCCTCATCGCAGCACCTTCCTCACATCGCTTCGCTGACCGAGCACGGCGGCGATCGCGATCTCCACCGACTCGGTGACGGCGCCACCGGTGTCGATCGTGACGGCTCCCGGCCAGGGCCGTTCGGCTCGTCTCAGGTTGGCCGCGACCATCTCGTCGGCATCCGAGATGTCGGTGCGACCAGCGATCCGGGCGGCCGCGACCTCGGGAGCGACATCACAGCGCAGGACCGTGAACGTGCTGTACGTCGCACGCGCGACGTTCTCGACGAGGGTCCGATGCTCCGGGTCCGTCCAGGAGGCGTCGAGCACCACCGACTCTCCGTGGGCGAGCAGCGTGGCCGCGCGCTCGAGCAGCTCGGTGTAGGTCCGTGCGGTCCATGCCGGGCTGTAGATGCCCTGCTGCCACTCGGCCGCCGCGTGGTGCTCGGGATCGATGCCGGCCAGCTCCTTGCGCAGCCGGTCGCTGCTCAGCACGACCATGCCGAGCCGATCGGCGACACCTCGTGCCAGCGTCGACTTCCCGGTTCCCGGGGAGCCACCGACGGCGATGAGCCTGATCTCTCCGCGGCGCAGGTGGTCGTGGGCGAGCTCCGTGAGGCGTACGGCCTCCGCGGTCGCCTCGCCCGCCTCGTGGCGGGTGTGCGCCTGCCCGGCACGCAGGGCGGTCACCTTGGCTCGCATGAACGCGCGGTAGGCGATGTAGTGGTCCGCGAGGGACTCGGGGTAGGTGTCCGCCCCGAACTCGCGGTAGGCGGTCATCAGCTCCGCCGCGAGACCGGCGCCGCCGAGCCGCTCGAGATCCATCGCCAGGCAGGCGACGTCATCGAGGCCGTCGAGACGGCGCAGGCGGTCGTCGAACTCGAGGCAGTCGAGGATCCGCGGACCGTCGGGCAGACAGAAGATGTCGTCGGCGAGGAGATCGCCGTGGCCGTCGACGACTCGCCCGGTGCCGACCCGCTCGGCGAGCAGCGGCTCGCGGCCGTCGATGTAGCGGCTGCTGAGCAGGTCGACCTCGTCGACGAGAGCCTCGTCGAGAAGCCCGCCTCGGAACCGGGCGACCTCGTCCAGATTGTGCCGCCAGCGCGACCGGAGCGCCGGCGCGCCACCCTCGGCAGCGATCTCGGGCCCTCGCTCGGCGCGGGCGTGGAAGGCGGCGACGGTCCGCGCGATCCTGCGCACCTCCCCCACGACTGGCTCCCCCCGGCGAACCAGCGTGGCGAGACGCCGCTCGTCGGGCATGCGCCGCATCACGATCGCGGGCTCGGAGGAACCGTCGGCCAGCGGCAGCTCGGTCAGACCCACGTACACGTCGGCTGCGAGCCGGCGGTTGAGCTCCAGCTCCCGACGACAGACCTGGCGCCTGGCCTCCGGCTCACGAAAGTCCAGGAACGCCAGGTCGACGGGCTTCTTCAGCTTGTACGCGGTCTGCCCGACGAACACGACGAGTCCCGAGTGGGTCTCCCGCAGCCCTCCGTACGCCTCGCCGTCGATCCCCACCGGCATCGGTCCGGTCTCGGTCATGACGGCACCGAGGTTCTGGTCAGGCCGTTCATCTCGAGGACCGCGACGCCTCGTACCCGGTCCTCGGCGAGGTCTGCGATCGCCCGGTCGGCGTAGCCGATGGGATAGCGAGTGACCTCGGCGTGGAGGCCCAGCCGGCTGGCCAGCATGAAGAGCTCTGCGCCGTCGGCCCGGGTGTTCGAGGTGACGCTGGTGAGCGTGCGTTCGCGAAACAGATCGTGCTGGTAGTCGAGCTGCGGGATGTCGGAGAGATGGATACCGGCGACCGCACAGGTGCCACCGGCTTCGAGCCCGGCGAGCGCCTCGCGTACGACCTCCCCGGCGGGCGCGAACACGATCGCCGAGTCGAGCGGCGGGAGGACATCTCCGGGCTCGACCGCGGTGACCGCGCCGAGCTCGAGCGCCAGCCGGCGCGCCTGCTCACCGCGGGTGACGACATGCACCTCGGCGCCTTGATGGATCGCGATCTGCGCGGTCAGATGAGCGCTTGCCCCGAACCCGTAGAGGCCCAGCCGGCCTCCCTGTGGGAGCGCCGAACGGCGCAGCGCCCGATAGCCGATGATCCCTGCGCACAGCAGCGGCGCTGCCTGGACCGGGGTCAGCGACTCCGGGATCAGGTAGGTGTAGTCGATCGGTGCGACGGCGTACTCGGCATAGCCACCGTCGGCGTCCCACCCGGTGTAGCGGGACTGCTCGCAGAGGTTCTCGGCGCCGCGCCGGCACCATCGACACCGACCGCAGGTGGAGCGCAACCACGGCACCCCGATCCGGGCGCCGACCTCCGGCGCACCCACCTCGTGATCGCCGCGAGCCAGCACCCGCCCCACGATCTCGTGTCCCGGCACCACCGGACTGCGGTGGCGGGGAAGATCGCCGTCGACGACGTGCAGGTCCGTCCGGCACACGCCGCACGCCTCCACCGCGATCAGGACCTCCCCGGGAGCGGGCTCGGGGACCTGGATCTGACCTGCCGACAGACTTCCCCCGCCGACCGTCCTCCACCCGAGCATCTTCGCCATCAGGTGTCCCAGTCAGACCCGATCGACCCGATCGGAGGGCGCAGTCGCCTCACGTTCGGGTCAGGGGCCTGCGCTGCCGGGTGCAGCCGGATCTTCGCGTCGACGACCGAGACACCGCGCTCGTGCACGATCACGGGATTGAGGTCGATCTCGGCGACCTCCGGAAGATCGTCGGCAAGGCGACCGAGACAGACGAGGAGGTGCTCGACGGCGGCGGCGTCGGCCGCCGGCGCGCCGCGGTAGCCGGCCAGCAGCGGCGCGGTGCGCAGCTCCGCGATCGCAGCGGCGGCGTCGGCGCGGTTGAGCGGCGTCAGCCGGAAGCTCCGGTCCTCGATCAGCTCGGTGTACACCCCGCCGTACCCCACCATCACCAGGGGCCCGAAGACCTCGTCCTGGGTGACGCCGGCGATCAGCTCGACGCCGGCAGGGACCTGACGCTGGACGATCAGGCCCGGACGCTCGACCGCGATGCCGAGAAGCTCGTGCGCCGCGAGACGCACCTCGTCGGGACTTCGCAGACCGACGCGTACGCCCCCGACGTCGGTGCGATGCGCGACCGGGTCGGCGACCTTGACCACGACCGGGTACCCCACCCACTCCGCGGCGTCGACAGCCTCCTCCGCACCATCGGCCAGGACGCTCGGCAACACCCCGATCCCGTACGCAGCGAGCAGCTGCCGCGCGTCCGGCTCGGGGAGCCGGCACCCCTCCGGAGCCGCCCGCAGCGTGCGCGCGACCACCTCTCGAGCGGTCACCCGGCTCCCGGCAGGGGCTTCGGCGACCGGGGCGTGGGGCTCGGCACGCCACTCGGCGTAGCGGGCGATCGGGCCGAGGGCGCGGGCGGCGTCCTCGGGGAACGAGAACACGGGCACACGATGGTCACCGGCGCTGATCGGCCGGCTCGGGCCATGCGGGTCGAGTATCACGGCGACGGTCGCGACCGGGGGCGCGTCCTCGTCCGGACCGGCTCGCAACGCGGTGCGCAGCGCGCGGGTGAAGGATGCGTAGGAGAGGCCGGGCAGCGGGGTGCGCAGCGCGATCAGCATGTCGATCTCACCGCTGCGGGCGATGGTCGAGACCACGTCGGCGTATGCCTCCCAGCCGACGCCGGAGCCGAGATCGACGGGCATCTGCACGGAGGAGGCGTCCGGGACGATCTCCCGGATCGCGGCCATGGTCTCGGCGCTCAGCGTCGTGAGTTGCAGCCCCTCGCTCTCGCAGGCGTCGGCGGCCAGGATCGCCGGGCCGCCGGCATTGCTGATGATCCCGACCCGGCGGCCGGCGGGCAGAGGCTGGTTCGCGAGCACGCTGGTGGTCTGCAGCAGCTCCTCGAGACCGTGCACGCCGATCACCCCGCACTGCCGGAAGAGCGCGTCCACCGCGTCCGCGGACGTGACCGCCGAGGCGGTGTGCCCGAGCGCCCCCTGCCGGCCCCCACGGCTGCTGCCGCCCACCAGGGCGACGATCGGCTTGCGCGCGCTCAACTGCCTGGCCAGACGGGAGAACTTGCGCGGGTTGCCGAACGACTCCAGGTAGAGCGCGACCACGTCGGTGGCGTGGTCCTCGGCTGCGTACATGAGGAGGTCGTTGCAGCTGACGTCGGCCTTGTTGCCGGAGGAGATGAACGCCGACAGGCCCACGCCGAGCTCTTCGGCCCGCTGCAGCGCCGCGATCCCCACCGCGCCGGACTGGGTCATCATCGCCACCCGCCCGCGTCCTGCGCTCATGGGCGAGAAGGTGGCGTCCAGCCGGACGTCGGGATCGGTGTTGGCGACACCGAGGCAGTTGGGCCCGACCACGCGCATCCCCGATCCGCGGGCGATCGCCAGGACCTCGTCCTGCAGACGCCGCCCCTCCGGGCCCGCTTCGGCGAAGCCGCTGGAGAGGATCACCACGTCGCGTACGCCACCCTGAGCGCACTCCCGTACGGCCTTCGGCACCTCGGCGGCGGGCACCGCGACGACAGCCAGATCCACGGGTGCCACGTCGAGTATCGACGAGTGGCAGCGCATCCCCAGCAGGTAGTCGCAGTGGGGGTTGACGGGATGTACGGTGCCGGTGAACCGCGCCCGCAGCAGGTTGCGTACGACCTGGTGGCCGGGATGGGACTCGCGCCGGCTCGCACCGATCACGGCGACCGAGCGCGGCCGCAGCAGTGTGCCCATCGAGTCGGCGTCCGCCCGTTGCTCACGAGCGGCCATCGCCGCCAGCACGTGCTCGGTGAGCCGCACCGGGAAGCGCACCTCGACGGTCTCCCGGTGCGGGGACGAGGTGAGCTCGAACCCGGCATTCTGAAGCACGTCGAACGCGGCGGCGTTGTCAGCCATCACGTACGTCACGAGATCGGTCACGCCCACCTCGGCCGCCGCGACGGCCAGATGCTCCAGGAGCAGGGTGGCGACGCCGCGGTGGACATGCCGGTCGGCGACGACCAGCGCCAGCTCGGCCTCCCCGTCTCCTGCCGCCCTCGTGCAGCTCGCCAGCCCGGCGATGTGACCGTCGACGACCGCGACCTTCGCGACCGCCTCGCCACCGGCCAGCCGGGGCAGCAGGCCCTCGACGAACCGGGCTGCGTCGAGGTCGCCGACGTGGAAGAACCGCTCGTAGCGATGCCGGTCGGAGAGCTCCTCGTGGAGCTGGACCAGCCGGTCCCGGTCCCCGGGCACCGCGTCGCGTACGCGGGCGATCGTGCCGTCGCGCAGGAGCACGTCCTCGCCCGCCGGCCCGGTGCCCACCCCCGACCGTCCGATCATCCTGCTACCTCCTGCTGTCGATCTCGCTGCTGCCGATCTCTGCGTCATGACCACCAGCCAACCGCCGCCGCTCCTCGACCGTGAGAGAAGTGAGTCCGGAGGCGCGGGGTCCTTCGTCCCGGACACTCACCCGGTGAGGATCCGGCGGCGCAGCGCCCACGAGCCGATGCCGAAGAGGACCGCGGCGAACACCGCGAGCACGCCCAGCTGCGGCAGGATGTCGAGGACGGTGCCGTCGTGGCGTACCAGCGTCGCGAAGCCGTCGGCGGCCCACGCGTGCGGCGTCAGATGGGCGATCGTGAGCATCGTGGGCGAATAGAACTCCAGCGGCATCATCGAGCCGCCCAGGGCAGAGATGCCGAGCCCGGCCAGCAGGCCGACCGCTATGGACTGCTGGGCGTTCGTGGCGGCGGCTCCGAGCACCATGCCCGCTCCCCCTGCGACGGTCGCGAACAACAGCATCATCAGCGCCGCGGCGATCGGGTTGCCCCATGAGACACCGAACAGCAGGGCGGCACCGAGCATGATGATGAGACCCTGGACGACCGCGATCGCCACCCGTCCGAGAGCCTCCCCCGCCACGATGGTGGCGACCCTGGTGGGGGTGGCGAACATCCGGCGGGCCACGCCGAGCCGCCTGGTCTCGATCAGTGAGGCCGCCGTCGTCATCGAGGTGATGAAGATGAACAGCAGCAGCTGGCTGCTCGCGCCGAGATCGAAGCGGCCGAGATCCTCGGGAAGCGGCGCGGACCCGACCGTGGTGGTCGACACCGCGACGTCGGCGACCCGGCCGGCGAAGGCGTCCCCGCGGACGAGATTCGGCCGGAACTCGCCGCCCAGCTCACGCTGCAGGGTCCTGGCCACCCGGTACCGCCCTGCCTGGTCGTCGACGACGGCACGGACGATCATGCCGATCTGCTGGGCGCTCCGGTCGGACCGCGAGAGGTACTCGACCGTGGTGTCCCGCCCGCCCTCGAGCCGGTCGTCGTACGTCGCCGGGACGACGACCGCTGCTTCGAGGCCGCCCTCCTCGACCGCTTCGACCGCCTCGGCGCGGCTCTCGAAGCGACGTACGTCGATGCCCTCGGTGTCCTCGAGGGCGGCCACCAGGTCGCCGGAGAGCGCGCCCGCGACGGGCTGCACGACCCCGACCCGGGGCTCGTAGGAGCCGCCGAACGCGATGCCCAGCACCGTGATCATGAGCAGAGGGAAGAGCACGAAGAAGAAGGCGTTGGTGCGGTCCTTCAGGGACCGGCGCAGGTTCGTCCAGGCGATCGTGAGCGCGGTCATGGCGCCACGACCTTCCTGATCCGCAGCAGCGCGATCCCCATGGTGACCGCGGCCATGCCCAGCAGTGCCGCGGCCGACGGGAGTGCCTGCTCCGCTCCGCCACCGCCGGCGAGGTCGCCCAGACCGCCGAGGAACCAGGCGTGCGGCGTCACCAGGCTGAGGTTCGCGATCATCTCGCCTCCTTGCTGCACCGGGAAGAACGAACCGCCGAGAAGCCCCAGCGTGACGGCGACGACGGCCTGCCAGGTACCGGCCTGCTCGGAGGTTCTCGCCAGTGACGCGATGACGGAGGTGATGCCGGTGCCGGCCAGCACACCGGCGACGACCAGGAGCCCCACGCCGACCGGATCGCCCCAGTCGGCCCCCAGCATCAGTGCGCTGGCCACCATCAGGACGGTGAGGCTGACGATGCCGAGGACGACGCTGGTGAGCAGCTTGCCGACGAGGATCGCCCACCGCGGCACCGGTGCCGCCAGCAGGCGAGCCAGGGTGCCCTCGCCACGTTCGTCGATCAGCGACGAGACGCCGAACTGCACCGTGAACAGCAGGAAGAAGACCGCCATCGCTGCCGCGAAGTACGTCTTGACGTCGAGCACCCGTGCAGTCGCCGAGGCATCCTCGAGCGCCACGGGCGGGACACCGTGCACCGTCTCCTGCGCGACCCGCTCGATCTCGGCGGCGGTCAGTCCCGGCCGGGACGCTCCGACCGCGGCTACCGCCACGCGGGCCGCATCGAGGCCTCCGACGTAGGACCGGGCGACCGAGCGCGCCACCACGGTCGCGGTCGGCGCGTCGGCACTGCCCACCACGCGCAGCTCGGCGGGACGGGGGCTCGCGACGTCCGCGGCGAAACCCCGCGGCAGCACGAACGCCGCATCCAGGTCGCCGTCACGGACACCGGTCCTGGCCTGCTCCTCGTCGAGCTCGCTCACCTCGGCGACACCCTGCTCGTGCAAGGCGCCGAGGACCTCCTCGGTGAAGGCCTGCGAGACGCCGGTGCGGTCCTGGTCGACGACGGCGTACTCGAAGGCTCGCGGTGTCGCCGCGGGCCCGAACAGCAGGCTGAAGATGGCGGCGAGCGTGAACGGCACCACGATGGCGAGCAGGAAGGCGGAGCGGTCGCGGGCGCGCTGTCTCAGATCCTTGGCGGCGATCTGCAGGCTGGGGTGCATGGTCAGTCTCGCAGCCGCTTGCCGGTGAGACGGAGGAAGACCGTCTCGAGGTCGGGTTCCTCCACGGTCACCGAGCGCACCGTGCCGTGCCCGGCGGCGACCTGGATCACCCGCGGCAGCGACGACTCGGCGTCCGGCACGAGCACGTCGACCACGTCGCCCGTTCCGGTCACGCCGGTGACGTCCGGCAGCTCACGCAGCGCCGCGACCGTGCGGGCCGGGTCGCCGTCGAGGGTGAGACGGATGTGCTCGGCGTCGCCGAGCTGTGCGGTCAGCTGCCTCGGCGTACCTTCGGCGATCATTCGCCCGAGATCCATGATCGCGACCCTGTCGCAGAGTCGCTCCGCCTCTTCCATGTAGTGGGTCGTGTAGAGCACGCCCATGCCTTCGGCGCTGAGCCGCTCGACGCTGCCGAGGATCGCGTTCCGGCTCTGCGGGTCGACACCCACCGTGGGTTCGTCGAGCACCAGCAGGCGGGGCCGGTGGATCAGGCCGACCGCGATGTTGAGCCGGCGCTTCATGCCGCCGGAGTACTTCTCGACGCGTTCGCCCGCACGGTCGGTCAGGCCGACGATGTCGAGGACCTCCGCGACCCGGTCGCGGGCCTGGCGTCGGCCGATCCGGTACAGGGAGGCGAAGAAGAGCAGGTTCTCCCGACCGGTCAGATCGGGGTAGAGCGCGACGTCCTGGGGGACATACCCGATGGCGGCCTTGGCTCTGAGCGCACCGGGATGCATCTCCACACCGTCGACCTGCATCGAGCCGGAGTCCGCCTCCAGCACCCCGGAGATCATCGAGATGATCGTCGTCTTCCCGGCACCGTTGGGACCGAGGAGCCCGTACGTCTCGCCGCTGCCGATCCGGAACGAGATGCCGTCCACCGCCTTCACCGATCCGAAGGACCGGCGCAGGTCGGTGCACCTCAGCACGTCGCCCGCCGCCGGCGTCGCGGTGTCGGCGGTACGTAACGAGGTGGTCTCGACGTTCATGACGGCTCGGCGACCGGCGGAACCACCTCGACCGGGCACCCGGACTCGCGCAGCAGCGCATGTCCGGTGCCGCCCAGGCGGCGCAGCGGGAACGCGTGTCCGCGTCGGCCGATGATCAGCAGGGCCGCCTCCTTGGCCGCCTCCTTGATCATCCGGGCGGGCTGACCCCGGCGGATCTCGATCCACACGTCGATTCCGGCGGAGCCGGGAACCGTCCCACGGGCCCGTTCCAGGGTCCGCATCAGCCGGTGCCGGGCATCGGCCTCCCAGCCCGCCGCGTCGAGCTGCCCCAGCGTCGTCTCGTAGTAGACGGCCGGCACCTCCCACGCGTGGACGAGCACCAGGTCGCTGGCGCGGTCCCGGGCCTCCTCCAGCCCGCGGGCGACGAGCTCGGTGGAGGCATCGCAGTCGGCCACGGCGACGAACACCGTGCCCGTGCTCGGGGCGGCCTGTGGGACGGTCGGGACGACCACGACCGGAACCGGTGCCCGCGAAGCGACCCGGCCGGTCACCGAACCGGTCACGACCCGGGCCAGGCTGTGGTGGCGTTCGTCTCCCAGGACCACCAGCGTGGAGTCGCCGGCGGCGTGGACGAGCTCGGTCACCACCGCACCGTCGCGGAGCGTCGTCGAGACGCGGTCGGCGCCGACGAGCTCGGCGGCCTCCTTCTCCGCGCGGGCCAGAGCGGTCAGGCCGGCCTCACGTATCTGGTTCGCCAGGCCCGAGTAGCCGTACGGGTAGAAGACGCCCGTCGCGACGGCCAGGTCGACCACGTGGACGAGCCACAGGTCGGCGCCGCTGCGTCGGGCCTCGTCCGCGGCGTAGCCGATCGCGGCTCGACCACCCTCTCCCCCGTCGATACCGACCAGGATCCGCTCTTGCATGGACATGTTCTCTCCTCCGGGGACTCGGTGCGCGTCCGTGCCTCCAATCTCGCCGGGTCCGACGAGGCGCAGCAGGGCCATCGGTGCTCCGAGCCGAGGACCTAGGTCCACGGCGGCCGGCCAGGTCGCCGGGCAGGTGGGATGGCAGGACGGACGTCCACCCACCGGAGGACCTATGGTCCTGCGCCACGGCGCCGGTGTCGGGAAAAGTCGGGCGGAGGGGCTCGAACGAGACCCCACGAAGGAGGGGACCTTGACCGCTGGACAGGCAGAGGGCCACGTCCTCGACGACGAGCGGAACGGTCTCACCTCCGCGGATGCCGCCACCCTGCTGGCCCGGTTCGGGCCGAACGAGCTGCCGCGTCCGCCGCGTCGCCCATGGTGGCGGCTCCTGGTCGCTCAGCTCACGCACTTCTTCGCCGTGCTGCTGTGGGGCGCCGCCGGGCTCGCCCTGCTCGCGGGCATGCCGACCCTGGCGCTGGCCATCGCGATCATCGTCCTGCTCAACGGCGTCTTCGCGTACGCCCAGGAGCACCGCGCCGACCAAGCCGCGCAGAAGCTCGGCACCCTGATGCCGGCCAACACCCGGGTCGTCCGCGACGGCCGCACGGAGGAGGTCCCGGCGACCCAGGTGGTGCCGGGCGACGTCGTCCTGCTCGAGGCCGGCGACCGGGTGCCCGCCGACGGGACGCTCCTGCGCAGCGAGGAGATCACGGTCGACGAGTCGATGCTCACCGGCGAGAGCGTGCCGGTGCACAAGCCGGCCGGCACCGTCGTCCGAGCCGCCACGTTCCTGGTCCAGGGCAGCGGGCGGGTCCTGGTCACGGCCACGGGAGCGCGGACGGAGGTCGCCTCCGTCGCCGGCCTCATCGCCGGCGCCCATCGGCCGCCGAGCCCGCTGAACCGAGAGCTCGACCGGCTGGTCAGGATCATCGCCGCCGTCGCGCTGACGGTGGGAGTCGTCCTCGGCGTGACCTCGCTGCTGCTCGGCGGGACCGTCACCGGTGCCCTGCTGTTCGCCGTCGGCGTCAGCGTCGCCCTCGTTCCCGAGGGGCTGCTGCCCACGGTGACCCTGTCGCTGGCCCGCGGCGCGCAGCGGATGGCGGAGAGCAAGGCCCTGGTCCGGCATCTGGAGGCGGTCGAGACGCTCGGGTCCACCACGT includes:
- a CDS encoding ATP-binding cassette domain-containing protein; the protein is MAEPLLRLEHLSKNFGAVHALTDVTLDIPAGQVTALAGDNGAGKSVLIKCVAGIHRPSSGRILWEGRQVELRTPREAADLGIATVYQDLALCDNLDVVQNMFLGRERLHHGLLDDDDMEGAARETLRGLGVTTIRSVRQPVGSLSGGQRQSVAIAKSVLWHAKLVIMDEPTAALGTAQTEVVLDLIQQLAVRGIGVIVISHNMNDVFRVADRIAVFYLGRLVAVRPAAELDIRSVVQLMTTGKVVDSSPVA
- a CDS encoding DUF2157 domain-containing protein; the protein is MFAHVAHRTPASRPAKPNPDEPVPLESLVEGWVADRLITRQQAAMIMARDVIVQRAAAAHESPHQRSSLVTEALGYLGGVIILVASILIASLYWDQIGTTARLVIVGGVAVVLLAAGFAVPARIGEVGERLRSILWLVSTGALAGFLGLLGGDALDLAGKHVFLLVSAGIAAYAAGLWFLGRTLLQQLVTMVGFVLTAAALTNELDVGDALPGFAAWGTALIWSLLGWGGVLEPRRFVMVFGAAGMFAGALTTIPTTGGIVLALATSVAVVATSVLFRDLLLLAVGALGTLLVLPSSVIELFPGDLAAPIVMLVVGALLVGAGLFIARRRHTAPEAATPGHDFSAGSPAAAITASGVAGTIVAIVIVTLAVI
- a CDS encoding bifunctional aminoglycoside phosphotransferase/ATP-binding protein is translated as MTETGPMPVGIDGEAYGGLRETHSGLVVFVGQTAYKLKKPVDLAFLDFREPEARRQVCRRELELNRRLAADVYVGLTELPLADGSSEPAIVMRRMPDERRLATLVRRGEPVVGEVRRIARTVAAFHARAERGPEIAAEGGAPALRSRWRHNLDEVARFRGGLLDEALVDEVDLLSSRYIDGREPLLAERVGTGRVVDGHGDLLADDIFCLPDGPRILDCLEFDDRLRRLDGLDDVACLAMDLERLGGAGLAAELMTAYREFGADTYPESLADHYIAYRAFMRAKVTALRAGQAHTRHEAGEATAEAVRLTELAHDHLRRGEIRLIAVGGSPGTGKSTLARGVADRLGMVVLSSDRLRKELAGIDPEHHAAAEWQQGIYSPAWTARTYTELLERAATLLAHGESVVLDASWTDPEHRTLVENVARATYSTFTVLRCDVAPEVAAARIAGRTDISDADEMVAANLRRAERPWPGAVTIDTGGAVTESVEIAIAAVLGQRSDVRKVLR
- a CDS encoding molybdopterin dinucleotide binding domain-containing protein, yielding MRNGRGPVGPERSPRPVEELLLRGGPLPEAAAYGAATYFADSRAPRGDRHVRLCTGTGCFVASAGRHVDEVEAPPSGRAELYAREWLPPGEEPDSGYPYTLITGRRLAHYNAGTMTRRTPNVEIAPAEHLDIHPDDAARLGLDEGSGVRVTSRRGSVLARVRRTEDVSPGEVFMSFHFPDVPANVLTSENTDEVTDCPEYKVTAVRLEQADRPRSPLPNGSGDR
- a CDS encoding zinc-dependent alcohol dehydrogenase family protein, encoding MAKMLGWRTVGGGSLSAGQIQVPEPAPGEVLIAVEACGVCRTDLHVVDGDLPRHRSPVVPGHEIVGRVLARGDHEVGAPEVGARIGVPWLRSTCGRCRWCRRGAENLCEQSRYTGWDADGGYAEYAVAPIDYTYLIPESLTPVQAAPLLCAGIIGYRALRRSALPQGGRLGLYGFGASAHLTAQIAIHQGAEVHVVTRGEQARRLALELGAVTAVEPGDVLPPLDSAIVFAPAGEVVREALAGLEAGGTCAVAGIHLSDIPQLDYQHDLFRERTLTSVTSNTRADGAELFMLASRLGLHAEVTRYPIGYADRAIADLAEDRVRGVAVLEMNGLTRTSVPS